From Bradyrhizobium sp. NDS-1, the proteins below share one genomic window:
- a CDS encoding multidrug effflux MFS transporter — MSDVNADSWVSTGHRPMGFPEFVIVIASIMALNPLAMDMMLPALPNIGTAFKIPVANHLQLVLSIFLIGFGAGQFVMGPLSDRFGRRPVLLGGMAVYAVASVLAVAAPSFETLLLARALQGLGTAATRVIATSIVRDCYAGRRMASVMSLAMMVFIAVPVIAPSFGQAVLLVTAWRGIFVVLMLYGLLALAWCVLRLPETLPESGRRSLAPADVLSAFQQTVTNRQTIGYATAAGSVIGALFAYVFCAQQVFTGIYHLGHYFPLAFAAIAAGTAIAGFLNARLVGRLGMRVISHGALTLYTAVAAVMLLTECLGALPLSLFMVLSALMMFSFGMMVANFTALAMEPQGHIAGTASSLYGSITTLIGIVVGMAIGQSFDGTLLPFSIGFFLSTLAALAIVLVVEKGRLFRPQHRPVA; from the coding sequence TTGTCCGACGTCAACGCCGATTCCTGGGTGTCCACGGGACACCGGCCCATGGGTTTTCCAGAATTCGTCATCGTGATCGCCTCCATCATGGCGCTGAATCCGCTCGCGATGGATATGATGCTGCCGGCGCTGCCCAACATCGGCACCGCCTTCAAGATTCCGGTCGCCAACCACCTCCAGCTGGTGCTTTCGATCTTCCTGATCGGCTTCGGCGCCGGCCAGTTCGTCATGGGTCCCCTGTCGGACCGCTTCGGCCGCCGGCCGGTGCTGCTCGGCGGCATGGCGGTCTATGCGGTGGCGAGCGTGCTGGCGGTCGCGGCGCCCTCGTTCGAGACGCTCTTGCTGGCGCGCGCGCTTCAGGGGCTCGGCACCGCGGCGACGCGCGTGATCGCGACCTCGATCGTGCGCGACTGCTATGCCGGCCGGCGCATGGCGAGCGTGATGTCGCTCGCCATGATGGTGTTCATCGCGGTGCCCGTGATCGCGCCCTCGTTCGGCCAGGCGGTGCTGCTGGTGACGGCATGGCGCGGCATCTTCGTGGTGCTGATGCTCTACGGCCTGCTCGCGCTCGCATGGTGCGTGCTGCGGCTGCCCGAGACCCTTCCCGAGTCAGGGCGCCGGTCGCTGGCGCCCGCCGACGTGCTCTCGGCGTTCCAGCAGACCGTGACCAACCGCCAGACCATCGGCTATGCCACCGCCGCCGGCAGCGTCATCGGCGCTCTCTTCGCCTATGTCTTCTGCGCCCAGCAGGTCTTCACCGGCATCTATCACCTCGGCCATTACTTCCCGCTCGCTTTCGCCGCGATTGCGGCCGGCACGGCCATCGCCGGCTTCCTCAATGCGCGGCTGGTCGGACGGCTCGGCATGCGCGTGATCTCGCACGGGGCGCTGACGCTCTACACGGCCGTTGCCGCCGTGATGCTGCTGACGGAGTGCCTCGGCGCGCTGCCGCTATCCTTGTTCATGGTGCTATCCGCCCTGATGATGTTCTCGTTCGGCATGATGGTTGCGAACTTCACTGCGCTCGCCATGGAGCCGCAGGGCCACATCGCCGGCACGGCCTCGTCGCTCTACGGCTCGATCACGACGCTGATCGGAATCGTGGTCGGCATGGCGATCGGGCAGAGCTTCGACGGCACGCTGCTGCCGTTCTCGATCGGCTTCTTCCTGTCCACCCTCGCAGCGCTCGCGATCGTGCTGGTGGTGGAGAAAGGGCGGCTGTTCAGGCCGCAGCATCGTCCCGTCGCCTGA
- a CDS encoding TrmB family transcriptional regulator: protein MIESKLASLGLDEKERRFYLATLQLGLASVTEIAARAGVTRTNGYDLLARLEARGLVKQTTGNGARHVVAEDPIVLISNWERTRNTLDSLVPELRSLFNAAATRPRIRFYEGTEGIERALWETLECRSGTLLGVLSMPELLEVPGVEGMQKYITERVKRGIRLRVLRSRGRETARIWPSSQAELRELRYAPPSIDLGMTMYLNDDTVTYLSSKRENYGLIVESAEFSALSRALFEGLWTISTSKP, encoded by the coding sequence ATGATCGAAAGCAAATTGGCATCACTCGGCCTCGACGAGAAGGAACGGCGCTTCTATTTGGCCACGCTGCAACTTGGTTTGGCATCGGTCACTGAGATTGCGGCCCGGGCAGGCGTGACACGGACAAACGGGTACGACCTGCTGGCCCGGCTCGAGGCACGAGGACTGGTCAAGCAAACCACCGGGAACGGTGCCCGCCACGTCGTTGCCGAAGATCCGATCGTTCTCATCTCGAATTGGGAGCGGACCAGGAATACCCTCGACAGCCTCGTACCGGAACTGCGCTCGCTGTTCAACGCGGCGGCGACAAGGCCGCGCATCCGGTTCTACGAGGGCACGGAGGGTATCGAGCGCGCGCTGTGGGAGACGCTCGAATGCCGATCTGGCACCCTGCTTGGCGTCCTCTCGATGCCCGAGTTGCTCGAGGTCCCGGGCGTGGAAGGCATGCAGAAATACATTACCGAACGGGTCAAACGCGGGATACGGCTCCGGGTGCTGCGATCCCGAGGTCGCGAGACGGCCAGGATTTGGCCCAGTTCGCAGGCCGAACTCCGGGAGTTGAGGTATGCTCCGCCATCAATCGATCTGGGCATGACGATGTACCTCAACGACGATACCGTCACCTACTTGTCGTCCAAGCGCGAGAATTATGGCCTCATCGTAGAAAGTGCGGAATTTTCTGCGCTCTCGAGGGCCCTGTTCGAGGGACTTTGGACGATCAGCACGAGCAAGCCTTAG
- a CDS encoding ABC transporter substrate-binding protein yields the protein MLNFLRRGPRAFASKLALSAVALSTAMASPVFAAGKTLTAVMHSDLRIIDPIFTTAYITRDHGYMVYDTLVATDSSFKVQPQMADWKISDDKLTYTFTLRDGLKWHDGAPVTAEDCVASLKRWAAVDGMGQKLMDFTASIEATDAKTITLKLKEPYGLVLDSIGKPSSRVAFMMPKRLAETPADKQIPEQIGSGPFKFVQGEFQPGVKAVYVKNTDYVPRKEPASWTSGGKVVKVDRVEWLTMPDSQTAVNALQSGDIDFMENLPFDMLPVLEANKELKIEVLNKFGFQTLGRMNFLHPPFDNVKVRRAALLAINQKDVLDALVGNAKYQKICGAFFVCDTPLATEIGAETLVKGGGMAEAKKALAESGYDGTPIVIMAPGDVTTLKAQPIVAAQLLREAGFKVDLQATDWQTVVSRRASQKPPKEGGWNMFFTNWVAADVANPIANLSIGGQGKKGWFGWAEDAKIEQLKDTFVRASSPDEQKKIAADIQKQAYEQVIYIPLGQYLIASGWRKSLNGVLDGPATPVFWNVDKTE from the coding sequence ATGCTCAACTTCTTGCGCCGGGGGCCTCGCGCGTTCGCCTCCAAACTCGCGCTGTCGGCAGTCGCGCTGTCCACGGCGATGGCCTCGCCGGTATTTGCCGCCGGCAAGACCCTCACCGCGGTGATGCATTCGGATTTGCGCATCATCGACCCGATTTTCACCACGGCCTACATCACGCGCGACCACGGCTACATGGTCTACGACACGCTGGTGGCCACCGATTCGAGCTTCAAGGTCCAGCCGCAGATGGCGGACTGGAAGATCTCCGACGACAAGCTCACCTATACCTTCACGCTGCGTGACGGTCTGAAGTGGCATGATGGTGCGCCCGTGACGGCGGAAGACTGCGTCGCATCGCTGAAGCGCTGGGCCGCGGTCGACGGCATGGGCCAGAAGCTCATGGACTTCACCGCGAGCATCGAGGCGACCGACGCCAAGACCATCACGCTGAAGCTGAAGGAGCCCTACGGCCTCGTCCTCGATTCCATCGGCAAGCCGTCCTCGCGCGTCGCCTTCATGATGCCGAAGCGCCTCGCGGAGACGCCGGCGGACAAGCAGATTCCCGAGCAGATCGGCTCCGGTCCCTTCAAGTTCGTGCAGGGCGAATTCCAGCCCGGCGTGAAGGCGGTCTACGTCAAGAACACCGATTACGTTCCGCGCAAGGAGCCGGCCAGCTGGACCTCCGGCGGCAAGGTGGTGAAGGTCGACCGCGTCGAGTGGCTCACCATGCCGGACTCACAGACTGCGGTGAACGCACTGCAGTCGGGCGACATCGACTTCATGGAGAACCTGCCCTTCGACATGCTGCCGGTGCTGGAAGCGAACAAGGAGCTCAAGATCGAGGTCCTGAACAAGTTCGGCTTTCAGACGCTCGGCCGGATGAACTTCCTTCATCCGCCGTTCGACAACGTGAAGGTGCGGCGCGCTGCCTTGCTGGCGATCAACCAGAAGGACGTGCTCGACGCGCTGGTCGGCAATGCGAAGTACCAAAAAATCTGCGGCGCCTTCTTCGTGTGCGACACGCCGCTGGCGACCGAGATTGGCGCCGAGACGCTCGTCAAGGGCGGCGGCATGGCGGAAGCCAAGAAGGCGCTGGCCGAGTCCGGCTATGACGGCACGCCGATCGTGATCATGGCCCCCGGCGATGTCACGACGCTGAAGGCGCAGCCGATCGTCGCGGCCCAGCTGCTGCGCGAAGCCGGCTTCAAGGTCGACCTGCAGGCGACCGACTGGCAGACGGTCGTGAGCCGCCGTGCCAGCCAGAAGCCGCCGAAGGAAGGCGGCTGGAACATGTTCTTCACCAACTGGGTCGCGGCCGACGTGGCCAACCCGATCGCCAATCTCTCGATTGGCGGCCAGGGCAAGAAAGGCTGGTTCGGCTGGGCGGAGGACGCCAAGATCGAGCAGCTCAAGGACACCTTCGTCCGCGCGTCCTCGCCTGACGAGCAGAAGAAGATCGCGGCCGACATCCAGAAGCAAGCCTATGAGCAGGTGATCTACATTCCGCTGGGGCAGTATCTCATCGCGAGCGGTTGGCGGAAGTCGCTGAACGGCGTGCTCGACGGTCCCGCGACGCCGGTGTTCTGGAACGTCGACAAGACAGAGTAA
- a CDS encoding alpha/beta fold hydrolase, whose protein sequence is MPSFHNGAVEIAYLDEGEGDPIILVHGFASSKNVNWVYPTWVSELRKNGRRVIALDNRGHGESAKLYDPAQYSIPTMAGDVLALMDHLAIPQADIMGYSMGGRMTAWLALNEPHRLRSAILGGIGIGGLIEGTGPGENVAKALEAPSLDDVTDPMGRTFRAFADQTRSDHRALAACLRGTRDVMTRQQAARIEVPVLIAVGTTDDVAGSASALGAIIPGSEVLDIPNRDHMRAVGDKVYKTGVLDFLSRRG, encoded by the coding sequence ATGCCGAGCTTTCACAACGGCGCCGTTGAAATTGCCTATCTCGATGAAGGCGAGGGCGATCCGATTATCCTGGTGCACGGCTTTGCCTCGAGCAAGAACGTGAACTGGGTCTATCCGACCTGGGTCTCGGAGCTGCGCAAGAACGGCCGCCGCGTCATCGCGCTCGACAATCGCGGCCACGGCGAAAGCGCAAAGCTCTACGATCCCGCGCAATATTCGATTCCGACCATGGCCGGCGACGTGCTCGCGCTGATGGATCACCTCGCCATCCCGCAGGCCGACATCATGGGCTATTCGATGGGAGGGCGGATGACGGCGTGGCTCGCGCTGAACGAGCCGCACCGCCTGCGCTCGGCGATCCTCGGCGGCATCGGCATCGGCGGCCTGATCGAGGGCACCGGCCCCGGCGAGAACGTGGCGAAGGCGCTTGAGGCTCCTTCGCTGGACGACGTCACCGATCCCATGGGCCGCACCTTTCGCGCTTTTGCGGACCAGACCCGCTCCGACCATCGCGCACTCGCCGCCTGCCTGCGCGGCACGCGCGACGTCATGACGAGACAGCAGGCTGCGCGCATCGAGGTGCCGGTGCTGATCGCGGTCGGCACCACTGACGACGTCGCGGGCTCCGCGAGCGCGCTCGGCGCGATCATTCCAGGTTCGGAAGTGCTCGACATTCCGAACCGCGACCACATGCGGGCCGTCGGCGACAAGGTCTACAAGACCGGCGTGCTCGACTTCCTCTCCCGCCGCGGCTGA
- the cysE gene encoding serine O-acetyltransferase, which translates to MAVHQVNPGAKLASLDPIWDRIRGEAEDIVHREPELATFIYSTVLHHSRLEDAVVHRVADRLDHSAMSGDLVRQTYDEALRDDPDLGNAFRADLVAVYDRDPATSRFIDPLLYFKGFHAIQTHRLAHWLYLKGRKDFAYYLQSRASAVFQTDINPAARIGRGIFLDHATGFVCGETAIIEDDVSILHGVTLGGTGKENEDRHPKIRHGVLIGAGAKILGNIEIGHCARIAAGSVVVKPVPHNVTVAGVPAKIVGEAGCAEPSRTMDQMINAMGL; encoded by the coding sequence ATGGCAGTGCATCAGGTCAATCCGGGAGCAAAGCTCGCATCGCTCGATCCGATCTGGGACCGGATCCGCGGCGAAGCGGAGGACATCGTCCATCGCGAGCCCGAGCTTGCGACCTTCATCTATTCGACGGTGCTGCATCACAGCCGCCTGGAAGACGCGGTGGTCCACCGCGTCGCCGACCGGCTCGATCATTCCGCAATGTCGGGCGACCTGGTGCGCCAGACCTATGACGAGGCGCTGCGCGACGATCCCGATCTCGGCAACGCTTTCCGCGCCGATCTCGTCGCCGTCTACGACCGCGATCCCGCGACCTCGCGCTTCATCGATCCCTTGCTCTACTTCAAGGGCTTTCACGCCATCCAGACCCATCGCCTGGCGCACTGGCTCTATCTGAAGGGCCGCAAGGATTTCGCGTATTATCTCCAGAGCCGCGCCTCCGCGGTGTTTCAGACCGACATCAATCCCGCCGCGCGCATCGGCCGCGGCATCTTCCTCGACCACGCCACCGGCTTCGTCTGCGGCGAGACCGCCATCATCGAGGACGATGTCTCGATCCTGCATGGCGTCACGCTCGGCGGCACCGGCAAGGAGAACGAGGACCGCCATCCGAAGATCCGCCACGGCGTCCTGATCGGCGCCGGCGCAAAGATCCTCGGCAACATCGAGATCGGTCATTGCGCGCGCATCGCGGCCGGCTCGGTCGTGGTCAAGCCCGTGCCGCACAACGTCACGGTCGCGGGCGTGCCCGCCAAGATCGTCGGCGAGGCCGGCTGCGCCGAGCCCTCGCGCACCATGGACCAGATGATCAACGCCATGGGACTCTGA
- a CDS encoding pyridoxamine 5'-phosphate oxidase family protein — protein MSSLADRPFFHEGMREFQDEFDGRRVAEAIERHRKHYSFWDDEREWIEGAQFFFIASAFGEYVDCSIKSGDPGFVKIVGENVIEYPEYDGNSMYRTLGNIRKNPNVGLLFVRFDGKSRRIRINGRASVHAEPEYLARHYGAKFVVRIECELYPNCPRYIPDIAGNAASPHVPREQAGLPPAPEWKRRDYIRNILPANDPHRDEVWTRDSGES, from the coding sequence ATGTCTTCGCTCGCCGATCGTCCATTCTTCCATGAAGGAATGCGGGAATTTCAAGACGAGTTCGACGGCCGAAGGGTTGCCGAGGCCATAGAGCGTCATCGCAAGCATTACAGCTTTTGGGACGATGAACGTGAATGGATAGAAGGCGCGCAGTTCTTCTTTATTGCATCGGCGTTCGGAGAATACGTCGATTGTAGTATCAAGTCGGGAGATCCGGGCTTCGTGAAGATCGTTGGAGAAAACGTCATCGAGTATCCCGAATACGACGGGAATTCGATGTACCGTACCCTCGGCAACATCCGAAAGAACCCGAACGTTGGGCTCCTGTTCGTGAGGTTTGACGGAAAGAGCCGGCGGATACGGATCAATGGCCGGGCGTCAGTTCATGCTGAGCCGGAATATCTGGCGCGGCACTATGGCGCGAAATTCGTCGTCCGAATCGAGTGCGAGCTTTATCCGAACTGTCCGCGGTACATCCCCGATATCGCTGGAAACGCCGCGTCTCCGCATGTTCCGCGCGAACAGGCAGGCTTGCCTCCTGCTCCGGAGTGGAAGCGAAGGGACTACATCAGAAATATCCTGCCGGCGAACGATCCGCATCGGGACGAGGTATGGACGCGCGATTCCGGAGAGTCTTGA
- a CDS encoding twin-arginine translocation pathway signal, whose amino-acid sequence MVASFSSSPRGFGAVLALLAAGGALSGCASMSETVAPAFADPAKYELYDCKQLEGERKALAKRTDDLRGLMEKAETGAGGAVVSELAYRNDYIAVRGQAQLVEDAWRRNKCRETPPELTPPEASPAAPAKSASKSGKAAR is encoded by the coding sequence ATGGTTGCTTCGTTTTCCTCTTCGCCGCGCGGCTTTGGCGCGGTCCTGGCGCTGCTTGCAGCCGGCGGCGCACTGTCCGGCTGCGCCAGCATGAGCGAGACGGTCGCGCCGGCCTTTGCCGATCCCGCCAAGTATGAACTGTACGATTGCAAGCAGCTGGAAGGTGAGCGCAAGGCGCTCGCCAAGCGCACTGACGATCTGCGGGGGCTGATGGAGAAGGCCGAGACCGGGGCGGGCGGCGCCGTCGTGTCCGAGCTCGCCTATCGCAACGACTATATCGCGGTGCGCGGACAGGCCCAATTGGTCGAGGACGCCTGGCGTCGCAACAAGTGCCGCGAAACGCCGCCTGAGCTGACGCCCCCTGAGGCATCGCCCGCGGCCCCTGCCAAATCCGCATCGAAATCCGGGAAAGCGGCCCGCTGA
- a CDS encoding M20/M25/M40 family metallo-hydrolase: protein MNPANLPFDSEAMLQGLRSWVECESPTWDADAVNRMLDIAARDMAIMGATIERIAGRQGFGGVIRARFPHPKQGEPGILIAGHMDTVHPVGTIEKLKWRREGNKCYGPGIYDMKGGNYLSLEAIRQLARASFTTPLPITVLFTPDEEVGTPSTRDIIEAEAARNKYVLVPEPGRADNGVTTGRYAIARFNLEATGRPSHAGATLSAGRSAIREMARQILAIDAMTTEDCTFSVGVVHGGQWVNCVATTATGEALSMAKRQADLDRGVERMLALSGTTNDVTFKVTRGVTRPVWEPDAGTMALYEKARGIAKSLGTELPHASSGGGSDGNFTGAMGIPTLDGLGVRGGNGHTLEEFIEIESLVERGRLMAGLLATLE, encoded by the coding sequence ATGAATCCAGCCAATCTTCCCTTCGATTCCGAGGCGATGCTACAGGGCCTGCGGAGCTGGGTGGAATGCGAGAGCCCGACCTGGGATGCAGATGCCGTGAACCGCATGCTCGATATCGCAGCGCGGGATATGGCCATCATGGGTGCGACGATCGAGCGCATCGCCGGCCGGCAAGGCTTCGGCGGCGTGATCCGCGCGCGCTTTCCGCATCCGAAACAGGGCGAACCCGGAATCCTGATCGCCGGCCACATGGATACCGTCCATCCCGTGGGCACCATCGAGAAGCTGAAATGGCGGCGCGAGGGCAACAAATGCTACGGCCCCGGCATCTACGACATGAAGGGCGGCAACTATCTCTCGCTGGAAGCGATCCGGCAGCTGGCGCGCGCCTCCTTCACCACGCCTTTGCCGATCACCGTGCTGTTCACGCCGGACGAGGAAGTCGGCACGCCCTCGACACGCGACATCATCGAGGCGGAGGCTGCGCGCAACAAATACGTGCTGGTGCCCGAGCCCGGCCGTGCCGACAACGGCGTCACCACCGGACGTTACGCCATCGCACGATTCAATCTCGAGGCGACGGGACGGCCGAGCCACGCCGGCGCGACGCTGTCGGCGGGACGCTCCGCGATCCGCGAGATGGCGCGGCAGATTCTCGCGATCGACGCGATGACCACGGAGGATTGCACCTTCTCGGTCGGCGTCGTGCACGGCGGGCAATGGGTCAATTGCGTCGCCACGACCGCCACCGGGGAAGCGCTCTCCATGGCCAAGCGGCAAGCCGACCTCGACCGCGGCGTCGAGCGGATGCTGGCGCTGTCGGGCACGACCAACGACGTCACCTTCAAGGTGACACGCGGCGTGACGCGTCCGGTATGGGAGCCGGATGCCGGAACGATGGCGCTCTATGAAAAGGCGCGCGGCATCGCCAAATCGCTCGGCACTGAGCTGCCGCATGCGAGCTCCGGCGGCGGCTCCGACGGCAACTTCACCGGTGCGATGGGCATCCCGACGCTCGACGGTCTGGGCGTGCGTGGCGGCAACGGCCACACGCTCGAGGAGTTCATCGAAATCGAGAGTCTCGTTGAGCGCGGCCGGTTGATGGCCGGACTGCTGGCGACGCTGGAGTGA
- a CDS encoding FAD-dependent monooxygenase, whose product MALSRTIVIAGAGIGGLTAALALAARGFRIVVLEKAERLEEVGAGLQLSPNASRVLVELGLAERLKGRAVTPEAVSIMSARAGGELLRMPLGAAASASAGAPYWVVHRADLQSALAGAVSDHPDIDLKLGATFEDVAPHAKGLTVVHRSGTIRRSDLASALIGADGIWSTVRQHLFPEVQPRFSGLIAWRGTLDATQLPKDYTARRVQLWMGPNAHLVAYPIAGGRQINVVAVLPGTWNRPGWSTPGDPREVTDAFAGPRWPPSARMMLATVDNWRKWALFGVPDGCPWSKGPIGLLGDAVHAMLPFAAQGAGMAIEDAAVLARHLSLETAESTAGISAALKQYGRTRQARVRRVQRTARQQGRIYHLGGPLAAARDLAIRALGPDRMLARQDWIYGWRP is encoded by the coding sequence GTGGCGCTCTCCCGAACGATTGTCATCGCCGGTGCCGGCATCGGTGGACTGACGGCTGCGCTTGCGCTCGCGGCCCGCGGCTTCCGCATCGTCGTGCTGGAAAAGGCCGAGCGGCTCGAGGAAGTCGGTGCCGGCCTGCAGCTCTCCCCCAATGCCAGCCGCGTGCTGGTCGAGCTCGGCCTCGCCGAGCGCCTCAAGGGGCGGGCGGTCACCCCGGAGGCTGTCTCGATCATGAGCGCGCGGGCCGGCGGCGAGCTGCTGCGCATGCCGCTCGGTGCAGCGGCATCGGCGAGCGCCGGCGCGCCCTATTGGGTGGTGCACCGTGCCGACCTGCAATCCGCGCTGGCCGGCGCCGTTTCCGACCATCCCGACATCGACCTGAAGCTCGGCGCGACCTTCGAGGACGTCGCGCCTCATGCCAAGGGACTGACGGTGGTCCATCGCAGCGGCACGATCCGCCGCAGCGATCTCGCCAGTGCGCTGATCGGCGCCGACGGCATCTGGTCGACGGTGCGCCAGCATCTGTTTCCCGAGGTGCAGCCGCGCTTCTCCGGACTGATCGCCTGGCGCGGCACGCTGGACGCCACGCAACTGCCAAAGGATTACACCGCGCGCCGGGTGCAGCTCTGGATGGGGCCGAACGCCCATCTCGTCGCCTATCCGATCGCCGGCGGACGCCAGATCAACGTGGTCGCGGTGCTGCCGGGCACCTGGAACAGGCCGGGCTGGAGCACGCCCGGCGACCCCCGCGAGGTGACGGACGCCTTCGCCGGCCCGCGCTGGCCGCCATCGGCGCGCATGATGCTCGCCACGGTCGACAACTGGCGGAAATGGGCGCTGTTCGGCGTCCCCGACGGCTGCCCCTGGAGCAAGGGCCCGATCGGGCTGCTCGGCGATGCCGTGCACGCGATGCTGCCGTTCGCGGCACAAGGCGCGGGCATGGCCATCGAGGATGCCGCCGTGCTCGCCCGGCATTTGAGCCTCGAGACCGCCGAGAGCACCGCGGGCATCAGTGCGGCGCTGAAGCAATACGGCCGCACGCGCCAGGCGCGGGTGCGGCGGGTGCAGCGGACCGCGCGGCAGCAGGGCCGCATTTATCATCTCGGCGGGCCGCTTGCGGCCGCACGCGATCTTGCGATCCGCGCGCTCGGACCGGACCGGATGCTGGCGCGGCAGGACTGGATCTACGGCTGGCGGCCCTGA
- a CDS encoding DUF3126 family protein gives MDVKEVRKLDAYLKRVFGNPKIRVVPRPKKDDSAEVYIGEEFIGVLFVDDEDDDRSFQFQMAILEDDLVDQE, from the coding sequence GTGGACGTCAAAGAAGTCAGAAAGCTCGACGCATATCTGAAGCGCGTATTCGGCAATCCCAAGATCCGCGTCGTGCCGCGGCCGAAGAAGGACGATTCCGCCGAGGTCTATATCGGCGAGGAGTTCATCGGCGTGCTGTTCGTCGACGACGAGGACGACGATCGCTCGTTCCAGTTCCAGATGGCGATCCTCGAGGACGATCTCGTCGATCAGGAATAG
- a CDS encoding zinc-finger domain-containing protein, translating to MSDHVVPHFHNDAGVPVIEIGSQEFMCVGANPPFDHPHVFLDLGNDNEIICPYCSTLYRFAADLKAGEARPPECVLKDKVA from the coding sequence ATGTCCGACCATGTCGTCCCGCACTTCCACAACGATGCCGGTGTCCCCGTCATCGAGATCGGCTCGCAAGAGTTCATGTGCGTGGGCGCCAATCCTCCGTTCGACCATCCGCACGTCTTCCTCGACCTCGGCAACGACAACGAGATCATCTGCCCCTATTGCTCGACGCTGTACCGTTTCGCGGCCGACCTGAAGGCGGGCGAAGCCCGTCCGCCGGAATGCGTGCTGAAGGACAAGGTGGCCTGA
- a CDS encoding LysR family transcriptional regulator, with protein sequence MSTTALPPDLSRLLAFVRVVEAGSFAEAARRAGTTTSAMSKAVARFEKAHGLRLLHRSTHSLALTDEGDRLMTAGRALVESLARVQSALGDVARGDGGRVRVTAPASFARACILPRLPAFLRERPEIEIEVKFRNEILDLAAEGVDIAIRSGPLDRAPGHQARRLCTFSWIACASPAYLKARGAPATPYELSAHDHVGFRNPANGQILTWRFADPRGKAPIRVTPKPKHICDDAHASLALITNGFGIGWGPAWVVNEDLRSGRLVEVLAPWRAPGEPLWMLRASGRRPPLRTQRVMSFLTTLPAAFSDKAG encoded by the coding sequence ATGTCCACAACAGCCTTGCCTCCCGATCTCTCCCGTCTCCTCGCCTTCGTCCGCGTCGTCGAGGCGGGCTCCTTCGCCGAAGCCGCGCGGCGGGCGGGAACGACCACTTCGGCGATGTCCAAAGCGGTCGCTCGTTTCGAAAAGGCTCATGGGTTGCGGCTGTTGCATCGCTCCACGCATTCGTTGGCGCTGACCGACGAAGGCGACAGGCTGATGACGGCGGGACGCGCGTTGGTCGAAAGTCTCGCCCGTGTCCAATCCGCGCTCGGCGACGTCGCGCGCGGCGACGGCGGACGGGTGCGCGTGACCGCCCCCGCCTCGTTCGCGCGCGCCTGCATCCTGCCGCGACTGCCCGCGTTCCTGCGGGAACGGCCGGAGATCGAGATCGAGGTCAAATTCCGCAACGAGATTCTCGATCTCGCGGCGGAAGGCGTCGACATCGCGATCCGCTCAGGGCCGCTCGACCGCGCGCCCGGCCATCAGGCGCGGCGGCTTTGCACGTTCTCCTGGATCGCCTGCGCCTCGCCTGCCTATCTGAAAGCGCGCGGCGCGCCGGCGACTCCCTACGAGCTGTCCGCGCACGACCATGTCGGCTTCCGCAATCCCGCGAACGGGCAAATCCTGACCTGGCGCTTCGCCGACCCGCGCGGCAAAGCACCCATTCGCGTCACGCCCAAGCCCAAGCACATTTGCGACGACGCGCACGCTTCGCTCGCTTTGATCACGAACGGGTTCGGAATCGGCTGGGGCCCGGCGTGGGTCGTCAACGAAGACCTTCGCAGCGGCCGGCTGGTCGAGGTGCTGGCGCCCTGGCGCGCGCCTGGGGAACCCCTGTGGATGCTGCGCGCCTCCGGCCGCCGCCCGCCCCTGCGCACACAGCGCGTCATGTCGTTCCTCACCACGCTTCCCGCCGCGTTCAGCGACAAGGCGGGGTGA